The following proteins are encoded in a genomic region of Bacillus sp. FJAT-22090:
- a CDS encoding carbohydrate ABC transporter permease, translating into MKNSSIWSKPFYYVVVFAVATISLYPIFLMFLSSFKTSAEIFKNPLGLPTSFSLDTYRTLLSKIPFDQYFINSVIVSVTSVVLVVLFCSLAAFYIARFKFSWNNAIFFLFLLGMMIPIKLGIVPLFILMRDLGLINSLWSLIFMNIATGTPLTMLILTGFFKTMPMELEEAARMDGAGNLRVLWNVLLPLMRPALGTVIIVNFISAWNDFFFPLIFITEKAKMTIPVGMLSLFGEHSADWGSLFAGLTLASLPMMILFLVASKQFMEGLTAGALK; encoded by the coding sequence ATGAAGAACAGTTCGATATGGTCGAAGCCATTTTATTATGTTGTTGTGTTTGCTGTCGCAACAATTAGTTTGTACCCGATTTTTTTAATGTTTTTATCTTCGTTTAAAACGAGTGCTGAAATTTTCAAGAATCCATTAGGATTGCCTACGAGTTTTAGCTTAGATACATATAGAACATTATTGAGTAAAATACCGTTTGATCAATACTTTATCAATAGTGTAATTGTTAGTGTAACCTCTGTTGTACTCGTTGTTCTCTTTTGCTCGCTAGCAGCATTTTATATTGCACGCTTTAAGTTTAGCTGGAATAATGCTATTTTCTTTTTATTTTTATTAGGAATGATGATTCCAATAAAATTAGGCATTGTGCCACTCTTCATTTTAATGCGTGATTTAGGTCTGATTAATTCACTTTGGTCCCTTATTTTTATGAATATCGCTACAGGTACACCCCTAACAATGCTTATTCTAACTGGCTTCTTTAAAACAATGCCTATGGAGCTAGAGGAAGCCGCAAGAATGGATGGGGCAGGAAACTTACGCGTGCTTTGGAATGTGCTTCTTCCATTAATGCGTCCAGCATTGGGTACAGTGATAATTGTAAACTTTATTTCCGCATGGAATGATTTTTTCTTCCCCTTAATTTTTATTACTGAAAAGGCGAAGATGACAATTCCAGTTGGAATGTTATCCCTGTTTGGAGAGCACTCAGCGGATTGGGGTTCCCTATTCGCAGGCTTAACATTAGCTTCACTACCGATGATGATTCTATTCTTAGTTGCATCGAAACAATTTAT
- a CDS encoding carbohydrate ABC transporter permease → MTVQTASTKKERKKGKRWTIHLFPIPALIIYGLFVLYPILAALSYSFYSFNGFSRESFVGFNNFVTLFTTEPYGSMFLNAFKNNILYFVLQMIVMNGLAFLLAFIIYKKVKGAEFFKIAFFLPRLLSVIVVGFLWKLILNPNFGTLNMLLGKLGLEELQRAWLGDPNTALVSIILVNCWFGLGFGVLIFLAGFQSIPGELVEAAKLDGAKGMTMLRKIYLPLMVPSILIMTVLTFIQSFEAFELVYAMQGSMGEPYFSTDTLAVFFYRLAFGSSTSGSSDAIGLGSALATVLFFFILVCTMVFLKFMNKKEVQM, encoded by the coding sequence ATGACTGTACAAACAGCTTCAACAAAGAAGGAAAGAAAAAAGGGAAAACGGTGGACTATCCACCTTTTCCCAATACCTGCACTAATTATTTATGGTTTATTCGTGCTCTATCCTATATTAGCTGCATTATCTTATAGCTTTTATTCTTTCAATGGTTTTTCACGAGAGTCATTTGTTGGTTTTAACAATTTCGTTACATTATTTACGACAGAGCCCTATGGTTCTATGTTTTTGAATGCGTTTAAGAATAATATACTGTATTTTGTCCTACAAATGATTGTTATGAATGGCTTAGCGTTTTTACTTGCATTTATTATTTATAAAAAAGTAAAAGGTGCTGAGTTTTTCAAGATTGCCTTTTTTTTACCACGTTTATTATCCGTAATTGTTGTAGGTTTTTTATGGAAGCTTATTTTAAATCCAAACTTCGGCACATTGAACATGTTGCTAGGTAAGCTAGGATTAGAGGAATTACAACGAGCGTGGCTTGGAGACCCAAACACAGCGCTAGTCTCTATTATTCTAGTAAATTGCTGGTTTGGATTAGGGTTCGGGGTATTAATCTTTTTAGCAGGTTTTCAAAGTATTCCGGGTGAACTAGTGGAGGCTGCTAAATTAGATGGAGCAAAAGGAATGACGATGCTTCGGAAAATTTATTTACCTTTAATGGTACCTTCCATTTTGATCATGACAGTATTAACATTTATTCAATCTTTTGAGGCATTTGAGCTCGTATATGCAATGCAAGGGTCAATGGGAGAACCGTATTTTTCTACGGACACGCTAGCTGTATTCTTTTATCGCTTAGCATTTGGTAGTTCCACATCTGGAAGCTCGGATGCGATAGGGCTAGGTTCTGCTTTAGCAACTGTGTTATTTTTCTTCATATTAGTATGTACAATGGTATTCTTGAAATTTATGAATAAAAAAGAAGTACAAATGTAA
- a CDS encoding ABC transporter substrate-binding protein, with product MKKSNKYLFLFMFVMLFTLILAACSDDSEDTSSNSNASDSKDNGEVSEATEKVKLTIGSWRTEDVAKYEKVIALFNETNPDIQVEFSPTKNTEYNTVLNTALQAGEGPDIFHLRPYAAGLKLAAAGFVEPITDLKGLDQFSDDYLAASRGEDGKQYGVPLNISSTQFFYNKKIFADQGLEVPTTWDEFMEVNEKLLAAGITPIAMGTKESWLLSLTHGIVGPGVVDGNAFADKLVTGERDFTDPAFVESIEVMNDLKKYFPANSEGLGMEDIRTLFAMEQAAMFPLGSWEIPVVNELNADLDYGFFPMPSKTGNQTVTTWVDGSFAINANSKNKEAAKTFLEFLTTKEFGELFVEEFKMISALPGITSNDELLSELSKAVETNSTPYYWVINFVSGDPTTKTVLETELQGMYLGEVTPAEVAQKVQENAEISFEPFKK from the coding sequence ATGAAAAAATCAAATAAGTACCTGTTTCTGTTTATGTTTGTCATGTTATTTACGTTGATTTTAGCTGCTTGTTCTGACGATAGTGAAGATACTTCATCAAATAGTAATGCTAGTGATAGTAAAGATAATGGCGAAGTAAGTGAAGCTACAGAAAAAGTAAAGTTAACAATAGGTAGCTGGCGTACAGAAGATGTAGCGAAATACGAAAAAGTTATCGCTTTGTTCAACGAAACAAATCCTGATATCCAAGTTGAGTTTAGTCCAACTAAAAATACGGAATACAACACAGTTTTAAATACAGCGTTACAAGCGGGAGAAGGTCCTGATATTTTCCATCTACGTCCGTATGCAGCAGGATTAAAGCTAGCTGCAGCTGGGTTTGTTGAGCCGATTACAGACCTAAAGGGATTAGATCAATTTTCAGATGACTATTTAGCAGCTTCTCGAGGAGAAGATGGGAAGCAATATGGTGTTCCATTAAACATTAGTTCAACACAATTTTTCTATAATAAAAAAATATTTGCTGACCAAGGTCTTGAAGTGCCAACAACTTGGGATGAATTTATGGAAGTGAATGAAAAATTATTAGCAGCGGGTATTACTCCAATTGCGATGGGAACTAAAGAGAGCTGGTTACTATCTTTAACACATGGCATTGTAGGACCAGGTGTAGTGGATGGAAATGCTTTCGCAGATAAACTAGTTACTGGTGAAAGAGACTTTACAGATCCAGCATTTGTTGAATCAATTGAAGTAATGAATGATTTGAAAAAATATTTCCCTGCTAACTCAGAAGGATTAGGTATGGAAGATATTCGTACATTATTTGCTATGGAGCAGGCAGCAATGTTCCCACTTGGAAGCTGGGAAATCCCAGTTGTTAATGAACTGAATGCAGATTTAGATTACGGCTTTTTCCCAATGCCTTCAAAAACTGGCAATCAAACAGTGACAACTTGGGTTGATGGATCATTTGCTATAAATGCGAACTCTAAAAACAAGGAAGCTGCAAAAACATTTTTAGAATTTTTAACAACAAAAGAGTTTGGAGAATTATTTGTAGAAGAGTTCAAAATGATTAGTGCGCTTCCTGGTATAACTTCAAATGATGAACTTCTTAGTGAGTTAAGTAAAGCAGTGGAAACAAATTCAACGCCATATTACTGGGTAATTAACTTTGTAAGTGGAGATCCGACAACGAAAACAGTATTAGAAACGGAATTACAAGGAATGTATTTAGGAGAAGTAACGCCAGCGGAAGTAGCTCAAAAAGTGCAGGAAAATGCAGAGATTTCATTTGAGCCTTTTAAAAAATAA
- a CDS encoding TetR/AcrR family transcriptional regulator produces the protein MSEIINLSSNSLPLTKKGEKTRQHLLNIAEEVFGEKGYFNASIVDITQKANVAQGTFYNYFPSKQSIFEELVRNMSHTFRSEIRNAIKTADSFEESQRIGFRTFFSWVKNHRNLYSIVQQTVLVDEELYRWYYERLASGYIKGLEEAIGKEEIKKYDTETIAYCLMGISQFLGMRWIYWEDRDVPEDLLEDAIALIFQGLRK, from the coding sequence ATGTCAGAAATAATAAATTTGTCTTCCAATTCCCTACCACTTACAAAGAAAGGAGAAAAAACACGTCAGCACTTACTTAATATTGCAGAAGAAGTTTTTGGTGAAAAAGGTTATTTTAATGCTTCGATCGTTGATATTACCCAAAAAGCAAATGTAGCTCAGGGAACTTTTTATAATTATTTCCCTTCGAAGCAGTCCATTTTCGAAGAACTTGTGCGTAACATGAGCCACACGTTTCGAAGTGAAATTCGAAACGCTATTAAGACAGCAGATAGTTTCGAAGAGTCACAAAGAATCGGCTTTCGTACTTTCTTTTCTTGGGTAAAAAATCATCGGAATTTGTATAGCATTGTTCAGCAAACTGTACTAGTGGACGAAGAGCTTTATCGTTGGTATTACGAGCGTCTAGCATCTGGATACATTAAAGGTCTAGAGGAAGCTATTGGTAAAGAAGAAATAAAAAAGTATGATACGGAAACAATTGCTTATTGTTTAATGGGCATAAGCCAGTTTTTAGGGATGAGATGGATTTACTGGGAGGATCGAGATGTACCAGAGGATTTATTAGAAGACGCAATAGCCCTTATTTTCCAAGGTTTACGAAAATAA
- the menE gene encoding o-succinylbenzoate--CoA ligase, giving the protein MKGISHWIDQRSIITPNRLALIDDQRKLTYLEMSKMVNQFSGILQSTYSIKKGDRVGVLSLNSIDFIIVLFSLAKLNAVAVPLNIRLTVDELEYQLKDSGLQTLIVDNDNHTKGKELLNRTRFQLLTFETINLAKTEPLIPTEIDSAAPYIICYTSGTTGRPKGAVLTQENMFWNAINNTVGLDITSKDKIITLLPLFHIGGIGLFTLPVLLCGGTVVVPERFNPEQALEYIEKHEITIVMGVPTIHDALRKSPSFETTNVTSVRFFYNGGAPCPEELIRWYLQKGISFGQGYGLTKTSPTVFLLSEEDYHRKVGSIGKPVMFTEIRVVDEEANEVSSGEYGELLVKGPSVMKEYYNLPEETAKAIQEGWFATGDIVRQDEEGFVYIAGRKKEMIISGGENIYPLEVEKVIYEIADVDEAAVIGVPHDKWGETPIAFIVLKKETNFTDEKLKEYCTKKLARYKVPSLFRIVSALPKNATGKIDKATLKKYYVEEVMSL; this is encoded by the coding sequence TTGAAGGGTATATCACATTGGATTGATCAGCGTTCTATCATAACACCAAATAGACTAGCTTTAATCGATGATCAGAGAAAACTTACTTATTTAGAAATGAGCAAAATGGTCAACCAATTTTCCGGAATATTACAGTCCACTTATTCTATAAAAAAAGGAGATCGAGTTGGCGTTCTGTCTCTGAATAGTATTGATTTCATTATTGTTTTATTTTCATTGGCAAAATTAAATGCTGTGGCTGTTCCACTCAATATTCGCTTAACTGTCGACGAGTTAGAGTATCAGCTAAAGGACAGCGGACTTCAAACACTCATTGTTGACAACGACAACCATACGAAAGGAAAAGAGTTATTAAATCGAACACGGTTTCAGTTATTAACATTCGAAACGATTAATCTAGCAAAAACAGAACCACTAATACCTACCGAAATTGACTCAGCAGCTCCATACATTATTTGCTATACATCTGGAACAACCGGAAGGCCTAAAGGAGCCGTCTTAACCCAAGAAAATATGTTTTGGAATGCAATTAATAATACTGTAGGACTTGATATTACTTCTAAAGATAAAATTATTACGTTATTACCGCTTTTCCATATTGGAGGAATCGGTTTATTCACATTACCTGTACTGTTATGTGGCGGTACAGTTGTAGTTCCAGAGCGATTTAACCCTGAGCAAGCGTTGGAATATATAGAGAAGCATGAAATTACCATCGTTATGGGAGTTCCAACTATTCATGATGCTTTACGAAAAAGCCCAAGCTTCGAAACGACTAATGTAACCTCTGTTCGATTCTTTTATAACGGAGGCGCGCCATGCCCTGAAGAGTTAATACGTTGGTACTTACAAAAAGGGATTAGCTTTGGGCAAGGCTATGGATTGACAAAGACTTCCCCTACTGTATTTTTACTATCGGAAGAAGACTATCACCGTAAAGTTGGCTCCATTGGAAAACCCGTTATGTTTACCGAGATACGAGTTGTTGATGAAGAAGCAAATGAAGTTTCATCTGGAGAATATGGCGAATTACTTGTAAAAGGACCGAGTGTCATGAAGGAATACTATAACCTCCCCGAGGAAACAGCTAAAGCGATTCAAGAAGGTTGGTTTGCAACTGGCGATATTGTAAGACAAGACGAGGAAGGCTTTGTTTACATTGCCGGCAGAAAAAAAGAAATGATTATTTCTGGAGGTGAAAATATATATCCTCTTGAGGTTGAAAAAGTCATTTACGAGATTGCAGATGTTGATGAAGCAGCTGTAATCGGAGTTCCCCATGATAAATGGGGTGAAACGCCTATTGCCTTTATTGTACTTAAAAAAGAGACAAACTTTACAGACGAGAAGTTGAAAGAGTATTGCACTAAAAAGTTAGCACGTTATAAAGTTCCGAGTCTTTTTAGAATTGTAAGCGCTTTACCGAAAAATGCGACGGGAAAAATCGATAAAGCAACTCTCAAAAAATATTATGTAGAAGAAGTGATGAGCTTATGA
- a CDS encoding MaoC family dehydratase, whose protein sequence is MMNFFVGQTAAFSRTVTETDIVMFAGLSGDYNPVHVDQEYAVETRFGLRIAHGLLTTSFLSRLLGMELPGKGSVYLEQSLKFLAPVFIGDTITASAEILEIDQDRGILRLETICRKQDNTIVLKGEAKMMMPKEGAKI, encoded by the coding sequence ATGATGAATTTTTTTGTTGGACAGACAGCAGCCTTTAGCAGAACAGTTACCGAGACTGATATTGTCATGTTCGCTGGTTTAAGTGGTGACTATAATCCTGTTCATGTAGATCAGGAATATGCTGTCGAAACAAGATTTGGATTGCGAATTGCACATGGTTTATTAACTACCTCTTTTCTCTCTAGGCTACTTGGCATGGAGCTTCCTGGAAAGGGATCGGTTTATTTAGAGCAATCCTTAAAATTTTTAGCGCCAGTTTTCATAGGAGATACCATTACTGCTAGTGCTGAAATTTTAGAGATTGACCAGGATCGTGGAATTCTTCGGCTAGAGACGATTTGTAGAAAACAGGATAACACGATTGTGTTAAAAGGAGAGGCCAAAATGATGATGCCCAAGGAAGGAGCAAAGATATGA
- a CDS encoding 3-oxoacyl-ACP synthase → MIQIVKTSTYFPPQVETARLLEVKTGIPENVIKEKFGLYEKHVADSSMHASDMAINAALPLLEVVDPLNIDVVIYFGSPFKDYGVWSSAPKIQYELGTKNAYAFEIMNVSSCFPIALKVAKDMLTSDKTLNHILLVGGCKESQIIDYQNPRSRFMFNFADGGAAALLSRDNGKFEILESTIYTDGSFHDDIRVPAGGSVLPASHETVEDNLHFIDVKDPADMKERLDPVSVANFVKVVKDSVEKSGYTLHDIDMLLPLHTKKSMFKQILNGLELSEDKAIYLDHHGHMSSLDPLVGLDFAEADQKLKKGDIVVTVSAGTGYTWTATTLIKIRD, encoded by the coding sequence ATGATACAAATTGTAAAAACAAGCACTTATTTTCCGCCCCAAGTTGAAACAGCTCGTTTACTAGAAGTAAAAACAGGCATTCCAGAAAATGTGATAAAAGAAAAATTCGGTCTCTACGAAAAACATGTTGCTGATTCATCAATGCATGCTTCTGATATGGCCATTAACGCTGCCTTGCCGCTATTAGAGGTGGTTGATCCACTAAACATAGACGTTGTCATTTACTTCGGAAGTCCGTTTAAAGATTATGGCGTTTGGTCAAGTGCCCCAAAAATCCAATATGAGCTCGGTACAAAAAATGCCTATGCTTTTGAAATAATGAATGTCAGCTCTTGTTTTCCTATCGCCCTTAAGGTAGCAAAAGATATGTTAACTTCCGATAAAACACTAAACCATATCTTACTTGTTGGAGGGTGTAAGGAATCACAAATTATTGACTATCAAAATCCTAGATCAAGATTTATGTTCAATTTTGCTGATGGGGGTGCAGCAGCGCTTCTATCAAGAGATAATGGTAAATTTGAAATTTTAGAGTCTACCATTTATACAGATGGTTCCTTCCATGACGATATACGTGTTCCAGCTGGAGGGTCTGTTCTTCCCGCTTCACACGAAACAGTGGAAGATAATCTCCATTTTATCGATGTAAAGGATCCTGCAGATATGAAAGAACGGCTTGACCCAGTATCTGTAGCAAATTTTGTAAAGGTAGTAAAAGATTCAGTAGAAAAAAGCGGATATACATTGCACGATATCGATATGCTCCTACCACTGCATACAAAAAAGTCGATGTTTAAACAAATATTAAACGGATTAGAGCTTTCTGAAGATAAAGCAATTTATCTCGACCATCATGGTCATATGTCTTCCCTTGACCCACTTGTAGGACTCGATTTTGCTGAAGCTGATCAAAAACTTAAAAAAGGGGACATTGTTGTCACAGTGAGCGCTGGAACAGGTTACACATGGACAGCGACAACTTTAATAAAAATAAGAGACTAA
- a CDS encoding lipoprotein encodes MKKLLVAFLGLALLAGCSEETVDTNEDNAVETENVDVEENVTIEENAEKSANSTEENKGQSDIKSFPEFVMLAKHIDMTKYIAKVETDNEGTRVIFFENSEGKKEYKSTFVKNENRLKIIKLDDDGLIFNEIIK; translated from the coding sequence TTGAAGAAATTATTAGTAGCTTTTCTTGGATTAGCTCTACTTGCAGGGTGTTCCGAAGAAACGGTAGATACTAACGAAGATAATGCCGTAGAAACTGAAAATGTGGACGTAGAAGAAAATGTAACAATTGAAGAAAACGCTGAGAAAAGCGCTAATTCTACTGAAGAAAATAAGGGCCAAAGTGATATAAAAAGTTTCCCTGAGTTCGTAATGTTAGCTAAACATATTGATATGACTAAGTATATTGCTAAAGTTGAAACAGATAACGAAGGAACTCGTGTCATATTCTTTGAAAATAGTGAAGGTAAAAAAGAATACAAAAGCACCTTTGTTAAAAATGAAAATCGACTTAAAATCATCAAGTTAGACGATGATGGTTTAATTTTCAATGAAATAATTAAGTAA
- a CDS encoding glycine betaine ABC transporter substrate-binding protein: MMKLAKKITGLGAVALLSLGLAACGDTEEANDSTSTDSNAGSVGESVNYKITGIDPGAGIMEATERAITDYELDEWDLVSGSSAAMTASLKKAYDAEEPIIITGWTPHWKFAEYDLKYLEDPKGSYGGEEEIHTIGRTGLQEDMPEAHQVLSNFNWTEDDMGEVMIAIKNGEKPEVAAQAWVDANPEKIATWTEGIEKVDGDKIKLAYVAWDSEIASTNVMSIVLTSLGYDVTMVQVEAGPMWTAIADGSADASLAGWLPLTHATYAEKFDGKFEDLGTSMTGVKIGLVVPAYMDITSIEDLKDN; encoded by the coding sequence ATGATGAAATTAGCCAAAAAAATAACAGGTCTTGGAGCAGTTGCATTACTTTCACTTGGGTTAGCAGCATGTGGTGATACAGAAGAAGCAAATGATTCAACATCTACAGACTCAAATGCAGGTTCAGTAGGGGAGTCAGTTAACTACAAAATTACTGGCATCGATCCTGGAGCTGGAATTATGGAAGCAACAGAACGAGCTATTACAGATTATGAATTAGATGAGTGGGACCTTGTAAGTGGTTCAAGTGCTGCAATGACAGCATCTCTAAAGAAAGCGTATGATGCAGAAGAGCCAATCATCATAACTGGATGGACTCCTCACTGGAAATTTGCTGAATATGATTTGAAATATCTTGAAGATCCAAAAGGCTCATATGGTGGGGAAGAGGAAATTCACACAATTGGTCGTACTGGATTACAAGAAGACATGCCAGAAGCTCACCAAGTCCTTTCTAATTTCAACTGGACAGAGGATGATATGGGTGAAGTAATGATCGCTATCAAAAACGGTGAAAAACCAGAAGTAGCTGCGCAAGCTTGGGTAGATGCAAATCCAGAGAAAATTGCAACATGGACTGAGGGTATTGAAAAAGTTGACGGTGACAAAATCAAACTTGCATATGTTGCATGGGATAGTGAAATTGCTAGTACGAACGTTATGAGCATCGTATTAACAAGCCTTGGCTATGATGTAACTATGGTTCAAGTTGAAGCTGGTCCAATGTGGACAGCCATTGCCGACGGTAGTGCAGACGCATCTCTTGCTGGATGGTTACCATTAACACATGCAACCTATGCTGAAAAATTCGATGGTAAATTTGAAGACCTTGGCACAAGCATGACAGGCGTGAAAATTGGTTTAGTTGTTCCAGCATATATGGACATCACATCTATTGAAGATTTAAAAGATAACTAA
- a CDS encoding ABC transporter permease, with amino-acid sequence MDELFPRLPFADWVDTGVDWLVDTFGTGLDGFADVLEGVVEGTVDILDLVPSILLAFIFALIAGIISTRKIAFFSLIGLLFIDYLGYWYPMLQMLTLVLTSVIFALVIGIPIGILSSQKAGVRKVVNPILDLMQTMPAFVYLIPAIFFFNIGVVPGVVASVIFAMPPTIRLTMLGIQQVPKDLIEATEAFGSTTWQRLFKIQIPLAKPTIMAGVNQSIMLSLSMVVIASMVGAPGLGEEVYRSVTQLKTGVGVETGLSIVIVAIILDRITQYAGNRKKKLGGNT; translated from the coding sequence ATGGATGAACTATTCCCTCGCCTACCTTTTGCCGATTGGGTTGACACTGGAGTTGATTGGTTAGTAGATACGTTTGGGACAGGCCTAGACGGTTTTGCTGATGTACTAGAAGGAGTAGTAGAAGGCACAGTAGATATATTGGATTTGGTTCCTTCTATATTACTTGCTTTTATCTTCGCTTTAATAGCTGGAATTATTTCTACGAGAAAGATTGCCTTCTTTTCATTGATTGGCCTATTATTCATCGATTATTTAGGGTATTGGTACCCGATGCTTCAAATGTTAACGCTAGTATTGACTTCAGTCATCTTCGCGCTAGTGATTGGTATTCCTATAGGGATTCTTAGTTCACAAAAAGCGGGTGTTCGAAAGGTAGTAAATCCAATATTGGATTTAATGCAAACAATGCCTGCATTCGTATATTTAATACCGGCGATTTTCTTTTTCAACATTGGAGTCGTACCGGGAGTTGTAGCATCCGTAATTTTTGCAATGCCTCCTACAATTCGTTTAACGATGTTAGGCATTCAGCAAGTACCAAAAGATCTAATAGAAGCTACAGAAGCATTTGGTTCTACGACGTGGCAGCGTTTGTTTAAAATACAAATTCCACTGGCGAAACCTACTATTATGGCTGGGGTGAACCAAAGTATTATGCTATCTCTATCAATGGTAGTAATCGCTTCGATGGTAGGTGCACCAGGACTTGGTGAAGAGGTTTACCGGTCCGTTACGCAATTGAAAACAGGAGTTGGCGTAGAAACTGGACTTTCTATAGTAATCGTAGCGATTATTTTAGATAGAATCACGCAGTACGCTGGAAATAGAAAGAAAAAACTAGGGGGAAATACATGA
- a CDS encoding quaternary amine ABC transporter ATP-binding protein produces MSEKNINKKIVVKDATKIFGKSSGRAIQLLKDGKTKSEILKATGATVGVKQVSFEVNEGEIFVIMGLSGSGKSTLVRLLNRLIDPTMGQILLDGKDIVQMNKEQLREVRRKKIGMVFQNFALFPHKTIVENTEYGLEIQGVSKKERNEKAIESLRLVGLAGYEDQYPKQLSGGMQQRVGLARALANNPDILLMDEAFSALDPLIRKDMQNELLQLHHDMQKTIIFITHDLDEALRIGDRIALMKDGEIVQIGSPEEILMSPSNEYVERFVEDVDLSKVLTAGHIMKKADTVKVDRGPRVALRLMKHLGISSIYVVDNANRLLGAVTAQDTVEAIESEKSLNDVIISDLPMISPDTVLTELFDVVSTASIPVAVINEEQKLQGIIIRGALIGALSGDNEFINKDGTMDSAEQHITEVI; encoded by the coding sequence ATGAGTGAGAAAAACATAAATAAAAAAATAGTAGTAAAAGACGCTACGAAGATTTTTGGTAAAAGTAGTGGCCGCGCTATACAGTTGCTGAAAGATGGTAAAACAAAAAGCGAAATTTTGAAAGCGACTGGTGCAACGGTTGGTGTGAAACAAGTATCCTTTGAGGTCAATGAAGGTGAAATTTTCGTCATTATGGGTCTATCCGGAAGTGGTAAATCTACATTAGTTAGGTTGCTTAATAGATTAATAGATCCAACGATGGGACAAATATTACTGGATGGTAAGGATATTGTTCAGATGAATAAAGAACAGCTTCGTGAAGTAAGACGAAAGAAAATTGGGATGGTATTTCAAAACTTTGCCCTCTTCCCACATAAAACAATCGTTGAAAATACAGAATATGGCTTAGAAATCCAAGGGGTTTCTAAAAAAGAACGAAATGAAAAAGCAATAGAATCATTAAGACTTGTTGGTCTTGCGGGATATGAAGACCAGTACCCGAAACAACTAAGTGGGGGTATGCAGCAACGTGTTGGACTTGCTAGAGCACTGGCTAATAATCCAGATATATTGCTTATGGATGAAGCGTTTAGTGCATTGGATCCGCTTATTCGAAAAGATATGCAAAATGAGTTACTTCAGCTTCATCACGATATGCAAAAAACAATTATTTTTATCACACATGATTTGGATGAAGCGCTTCGTATTGGTGACCGTATAGCACTGATGAAAGACGGAGAAATTGTTCAAATTGGATCACCTGAAGAAATTCTGATGAGCCCTTCCAACGAATATGTCGAACGATTCGTGGAAGACGTTGACTTATCCAAAGTACTGACTGCTGGTCATATTATGAAAAAAGCAGACACGGTAAAAGTTGATCGAGGTCCTCGTGTAGCACTTCGACTGATGAAACATTTAGGTATTTCTTCTATATATGTAGTAGATAATGCGAATCGCTTATTAGGAGCAGTAACAGCACAGGATACTGTAGAAGCAATTGAATCAGAGAAGTCACTGAATGATGTAATTATTTCTGATCTTCCGATGATCTCACCAGATACGGTTCTCACAGAATTATTTGATGTAGTATCAACAGCAAGCATTCCTGTTGCAGTTATTAATGAAGAACAAAAGCTTCAAGGGATTATTATACGTGGTGCCCTCATAGGTGCATTATCTGGTGATAATGAGTTTATTAACAAAGATGGAACGATGGATTCCGCAGAGCAGCATATTACGGAGGTGATTTAA